In a genomic window of Saccharothrix sp. HUAS TT1:
- a CDS encoding helix-turn-helix transcriptional regulator — translation MNHDLGEFLRSRRARVRPDDVGLPGGGRRRVPGLRREELALLAGVSVDYYMRLEQGRTPAVSDAVLDAVARVLRLDETERAHLRNLVRPAPSKRPAPQRVRPGLRRLLDMVDDVPAFVMGRRADILAWNPLADALYGFTDQAPEERNSARHTFLRPESRTFYRDWPAVAADMVAFLRLDAGRNPNDARLAALVGELSVKDETFRKLWAQHKVLEKTHGTKLVHHPVVGDLDLDYETLQPVGDQDVVLAVYTAKVGSPTEDRLKLLASWAASVDA, via the coding sequence GTGAACCACGACCTCGGCGAATTCCTCCGCAGCCGCCGGGCTCGCGTCCGCCCGGACGACGTCGGCCTGCCCGGTGGCGGTCGCCGACGCGTGCCCGGCCTGCGACGCGAGGAGCTGGCGCTGCTGGCCGGCGTCAGCGTGGACTACTACATGCGCCTGGAACAGGGCCGGACCCCGGCGGTGTCGGACGCGGTGCTGGACGCGGTCGCCCGCGTGCTGCGCCTGGACGAGACCGAACGCGCCCACCTGCGCAACCTCGTCCGCCCCGCGCCGTCCAAGCGCCCGGCCCCCCAACGAGTCCGCCCGGGACTGCGCCGGTTGCTGGACATGGTCGACGACGTCCCCGCGTTCGTGATGGGCCGCCGCGCCGACATCCTGGCCTGGAACCCCCTGGCCGACGCCCTGTACGGCTTCACCGACCAGGCGCCGGAGGAGCGGAACTCCGCCAGGCACACGTTCCTGCGCCCGGAATCCCGCACCTTCTACCGCGACTGGCCCGCCGTCGCCGCCGACATGGTGGCGTTCCTCAGGTTGGACGCGGGCCGGAACCCGAACGACGCCAGGCTGGCGGCGCTGGTGGGGGAGCTGTCGGTGAAGGACGAGACGTTCCGGAAGCTGTGGGCGCAGCACAAGGTGCTGGAGAAGACGCACGGCACCAAGCTCGTCCACCACCCGGTCGTCGGCGACCTGGACCTGGACTACGAGACCCTGCAACCGGTCGGCGACCAGGACGTGGTCCTGGCCGTCTACACCGCCAAGGTCGGCTCACCGACCGAGGACCGCCTGAAACTACTGGCGAGCTGGGCCGCCTCCGTCGACGCCTGA
- a CDS encoding Imm1 family immunity protein: MHFNFFGHVKGRYNRSEEPLATTVEEAKAVVDHLLTTSPSEEDTQVVVSRSDTVDGIEVIVDPGTGYVTLSWSGYLQSKNPTPFADAPLIAHNYDDDPLIHMARSSYVSVEVAREALYQYVETGGQPTAVEWEPQVFEVYELPGWVADEPEEARHFVLIEPSGVDGGGPARQ, encoded by the coding sequence GTGCACTTCAACTTCTTCGGGCACGTGAAGGGCAGGTACAACCGCAGCGAGGAGCCCCTGGCCACCACGGTGGAGGAGGCGAAGGCGGTGGTCGATCACCTCCTGACCACTTCCCCCTCTGAGGAGGACACGCAGGTGGTGGTCTCGCGGAGCGACACGGTCGACGGCATCGAGGTCATCGTCGATCCGGGGACCGGTTACGTGACCTTGAGTTGGAGCGGGTACCTCCAGTCGAAGAACCCGACGCCCTTCGCCGACGCCCCGCTGATCGCGCACAACTACGACGACGACCCGTTGATCCACATGGCGCGGAGCTCGTACGTTTCGGTGGAGGTGGCGCGGGAGGCGTTGTACCAGTACGTGGAGACCGGTGGGCAGCCCACGGCCGTGGAGTGGGAGCCGCAGGTGTTCGAGGTGTACGAACTCCCCGGTTGGGTGGCCGACGAGCCGGAGGAGGCCCGGCACTTCGTGCTGATCGAACCGTCAGGCGTCGACGGAGGCGGCCCAGCTCGCCAGTAG
- a CDS encoding right-handed parallel beta-helix repeat-containing protein: MVEFYVSPTGDDSTAGTADRPFGTVERARRAAREVRGDVTVHLRAGTHVLTEPFELDEDDSGVVYQAFEREEAVISGGRAVTGRRDPDGVWRAEVGDLVTRHLVVDGRRVERAGVDGLPGAVRRTATGYVTDAPLDWHSTTGVEFVHRGVYPWTEARAAVASTTREGDGTVITMAQPAFGWAQDVYNSEWSGQVSSGLPEPTRVENDPAFLTPGTFALDRSRPGHHVLHYLPLPDEDDPHVVAPALEVLLRATGTRDVAFRGLVFADTTWLRPGGERGFLHYHANGYYDGGRIGRVDVAEGAWLTVPEEHELIPAGVRLDGTTGVRFEGCRFTRLGATGLGATGGADLVVRGCDFDAIAASAIAVTGTRGALVEDNLVERVGLDHSGSAGITVQGTEGCAVEHNHVHDVPHNGIVANPGRGTRIAHNLVTDSMGVLADGGGVYLSGPQGDSFESGALISGNVIENVRTPYNFGLYADYGARWVRIEGNAVSRADNTAVLHVGPPLEHVVFEGNTWDADPVGGDDVPPGVTYRGNTTVTGPDFAAATAEVRARAGLLTARGPATPGLRAPGLRAPRGA, translated from the coding sequence ATGGTCGAGTTCTACGTCTCCCCCACCGGGGACGATTCCACTGCGGGCACCGCCGACCGGCCGTTCGGCACGGTCGAACGCGCACGGCGGGCGGCACGGGAGGTGCGCGGCGACGTCACCGTGCACCTCAGGGCGGGCACGCACGTGCTCACCGAGCCGTTCGAGCTGGACGAGGACGACTCCGGGGTCGTCTACCAGGCGTTCGAGCGGGAGGAGGCGGTCATCAGCGGCGGGCGCGCGGTCACCGGTCGGCGCGACCCGGACGGGGTCTGGCGGGCCGAGGTCGGCGACCTCGTCACCCGGCACCTCGTGGTCGACGGGCGGCGGGTCGAGCGGGCGGGGGTCGACGGGCTGCCCGGCGCGGTCCGCCGCACGGCCACCGGCTACGTCACCGACGCCCCGCTGGACTGGCACAGCACCACCGGCGTCGAGTTCGTGCACCGGGGCGTCTACCCGTGGACCGAGGCGCGCGCGGCGGTGGCCTCCACCACCCGCGAGGGCGACGGGACGGTGATCACCATGGCGCAGCCGGCGTTCGGCTGGGCCCAGGACGTCTACAACTCGGAGTGGTCCGGCCAGGTGTCGTCGGGGCTGCCCGAGCCGACCCGGGTGGAGAACGACCCGGCGTTCCTGACGCCCGGCACGTTCGCCCTGGACCGGTCGCGGCCCGGTCACCACGTGCTGCACTACCTCCCCCTCCCGGACGAGGACGACCCGCACGTCGTCGCGCCCGCGCTGGAGGTGCTGCTGCGCGCCACCGGCACCCGTGACGTGGCGTTCCGGGGCCTGGTGTTCGCCGACACGACGTGGCTGCGGCCCGGTGGCGAGCGGGGGTTCCTGCACTACCACGCGAACGGCTACTACGACGGCGGCCGGATCGGGAGGGTCGACGTGGCCGAGGGCGCGTGGCTGACCGTGCCGGAGGAGCACGAGCTGATCCCCGCGGGCGTGCGGCTCGACGGGACGACCGGTGTGCGGTTCGAGGGGTGCCGGTTCACCAGGTTGGGCGCCACCGGGCTCGGCGCGACCGGCGGCGCGGACCTCGTGGTGCGCGGCTGCGACTTCGACGCGATCGCCGCGTCCGCCATCGCGGTCACCGGCACCAGGGGGGCGCTGGTCGAGGACAACCTCGTGGAACGGGTGGGGCTGGACCACTCCGGGTCGGCCGGGATCACGGTCCAGGGCACCGAGGGGTGCGCCGTCGAGCACAACCACGTGCACGACGTGCCGCACAACGGCATCGTCGCCAACCCGGGTCGGGGCACCCGGATCGCGCACAACCTGGTCACCGACTCCATGGGCGTGCTGGCCGACGGCGGTGGCGTCTACCTGTCCGGACCGCAGGGCGACTCCTTCGAGAGCGGCGCGCTGATCAGCGGGAACGTCATCGAGAACGTCCGCACGCCGTACAACTTCGGCCTCTACGCCGACTACGGCGCCAGGTGGGTGCGGATCGAGGGGAACGCGGTCTCCCGCGCGGACAACACCGCCGTGCTGCACGTCGGCCCGCCGTTGGAGCACGTCGTGTTCGAGGGCAACACGTGGGACGCCGACCCGGTGGGCGGCGACGACGTGCCGCCCGGCGTCACCTACCGGGGGAACACCACGGTCACCGGCCCGGACTTCGCCGCCGCCACCGCCGAGGTCCGGGCGCGGGCGGGCCTGCTCACGGCCCGCGGGCCCGCGACGCCGGGGCTCAGGGCTCCGGGGCTCAGGGCTCCACGCGGCGCTTGA
- a CDS encoding DUF397 domain-containing protein: MTWRKSSYSGNSGGDCVELRAGLDAVRDSKNADGPVLEFEPDRLRAFVGAVKAGVLDG; encoded by the coding sequence ATGACTTGGCGGAAGAGCAGCTACAGCGGGAACAGCGGTGGTGATTGCGTCGAGTTGCGGGCGGGCCTGGACGCCGTTCGGGACTCCAAGAACGCGGACGGGCCGGTGCTGGAGTTCGAGCCGGATCGCTTGCGGGCCTTCGTGGGCGCTGTGAAGGCAGGTGTCCTCGACGGCTGA
- the panB gene encoding 3-methyl-2-oxobutanoate hydroxymethyltransferase produces the protein MASTEVTAPYGNGAGNNAPTGKKVRIHHLREMKERGEPWPMLTAYDMYTAELFDEAGIPVLLVGDSASNNVYGYDTSLPVTVDELIPLVRGVTRAVQRSLVVADLPFGSYQVSVEQAVATAVRFMKEGRAHAVKLEGGKHFAPHVEAIVRAGIPVMAHVGFTPQSEHQLGGYRVQGRREAFDSVVEDAHAVEAAGAFAVVLEMVTGEVAKQITHDLRIPTVGIGAGPDTDAQVLVWQDMMGLRRGRAPRFVKRYADVAGVMKSAAEQFAAEVKGHQFPGPEHTFH, from the coding sequence ATGGCCTCGACTGAGGTAACCGCGCCCTACGGGAACGGGGCCGGCAACAACGCCCCCACCGGCAAGAAGGTGCGCATCCACCACCTGCGGGAGATGAAGGAACGCGGCGAGCCGTGGCCCATGCTCACCGCCTACGACATGTACACCGCGGAGCTGTTCGACGAGGCCGGCATCCCGGTGCTGCTGGTCGGCGACTCGGCGTCCAATAACGTCTACGGCTACGACACGTCCTTGCCGGTGACGGTGGACGAGCTGATCCCGCTGGTCCGGGGCGTGACCCGGGCGGTGCAGCGGTCGCTGGTCGTGGCCGACCTGCCGTTCGGCTCCTACCAGGTCTCGGTCGAGCAGGCCGTGGCGACCGCGGTGCGGTTCATGAAGGAGGGCCGCGCGCACGCGGTGAAGCTCGAAGGCGGGAAGCACTTCGCACCGCACGTCGAGGCCATCGTGCGGGCGGGCATCCCGGTCATGGCGCACGTCGGCTTCACCCCGCAGAGCGAGCACCAGCTCGGCGGCTACCGGGTGCAGGGACGCCGGGAGGCGTTCGACTCGGTGGTGGAGGACGCGCACGCCGTCGAGGCCGCGGGCGCGTTCGCCGTGGTGCTGGAGATGGTGACCGGCGAGGTCGCCAAGCAGATCACGCACGACCTGCGCATCCCGACCGTCGGCATCGGCGCGGGACCGGACACCGACGCGCAGGTGCTGGTGTGGCAGGACATGATGGGCCTGCGGCGCGGCCGGGCGCCCCGGTTCGTGAAGCGGTACGCCGACGTGGCCGGCGTGATGAAGTCGGCGGCGGAGCAGTTCGCCGCCGAGGTGAAGGGCCACCAGTTCCCCGGGCCCGAGCACACCTTCCACTGA
- a CDS encoding NAD+ synthase, giving the protein MPQLRLALAQVNACVGDLTGNTELVLEWSRKAVEAGAHLAVFPEMALTGYPVEDLALRVSFAEASKDALTGLATALDDAGCGELAVFVGYLDRDEHGMRNAAAVLHRGEVVARQYKHHLPNYGVFDERRYFTPGDTLDVVRVHGLEVGMVICEDLWQDGGPIAALGEAGVDLVVSPNASPYERKKDDARLPLVARRAVEAGAPLAYVNLIGGQDELVFDGDTMVVTADGSLITRAPQFVEHLVVLDLDLPGGTPRTEGGYGGFVVHRRSLTHDPLPTYDPLPVPQPAEPLSDEAEVWHALVTGLRDYAHKNGFRSVVLGLSGGIDSAVVASLSVDALGADNVYGVSMPSVYSSDHSKSDAHDLAQRTGCHYSEQPIADMVAVFVDQLGLTGLAEENVQARCRGVTLMGLSNQHGHLVLATGNKTELAVGYSTIYGDAVGGFAPIKDVLKTLVWDLARWRNAQAEKLGEVPPIPENSITKPPSAELRPGQVDTDSLPDYDLLDSVLDDYVEGDKGYRDLIAMGFSHELIDKVLRMVDKAEYKRRQYPPGTKITFKAFGRDRRLPITSGWREG; this is encoded by the coding sequence ATGCCACAGCTCCGACTCGCCCTCGCCCAGGTCAACGCCTGTGTCGGCGACCTGACGGGCAACACCGAACTCGTCCTCGAGTGGTCCCGCAAGGCCGTCGAGGCCGGCGCCCACCTGGCGGTCTTCCCCGAGATGGCGCTGACCGGGTACCCGGTCGAGGACCTGGCGCTGCGGGTGTCGTTCGCCGAGGCGTCCAAGGACGCCCTGACCGGGCTCGCCACCGCGCTGGACGACGCGGGGTGCGGCGAGCTGGCGGTGTTCGTCGGCTACCTCGACCGCGACGAGCACGGCATGCGCAACGCCGCCGCCGTGCTGCACCGGGGTGAGGTGGTGGCTCGGCAGTACAAGCACCACCTGCCCAATTACGGGGTGTTCGACGAGCGCCGGTACTTCACGCCCGGCGACACTCTGGACGTCGTGCGCGTGCACGGTCTTGAGGTCGGCATGGTGATCTGCGAGGACCTGTGGCAGGACGGCGGTCCGATCGCGGCGCTCGGCGAGGCCGGGGTGGACCTGGTGGTCTCGCCGAACGCGTCGCCCTACGAGCGCAAGAAGGACGACGCCCGGCTGCCGCTGGTGGCGCGGCGGGCGGTCGAGGCGGGCGCGCCGCTGGCGTACGTGAACCTGATCGGCGGGCAGGACGAGCTGGTGTTCGACGGTGACACGATGGTGGTCACCGCGGACGGTTCGCTGATCACCCGCGCGCCCCAGTTCGTGGAGCACCTGGTCGTGCTGGACCTGGACCTGCCGGGCGGGACGCCCAGGACCGAAGGTGGTTACGGCGGGTTTGTGGTCCACCGCCGATCCTTGACCCATGACCCGCTCCCGACCTACGACCCGCTGCCCGTCCCGCAGCCCGCCGAGCCGCTGTCCGACGAGGCGGAGGTGTGGCACGCCCTCGTCACCGGCCTGCGGGACTACGCGCACAAGAACGGCTTCCGCTCGGTCGTCCTCGGGCTGTCCGGCGGCATCGACTCGGCCGTGGTGGCCTCCCTGTCGGTGGACGCCCTCGGCGCCGACAACGTGTACGGCGTGTCCATGCCGTCGGTGTACTCGTCGGACCACTCGAAGTCCGACGCGCACGACCTGGCCCAGCGCACCGGCTGCCACTACTCGGAGCAGCCGATCGCGGACATGGTCGCCGTGTTCGTCGACCAGCTCGGGCTGACCGGGCTGGCGGAGGAGAACGTCCAGGCCCGGTGCCGCGGCGTGACGTTGATGGGGTTGTCGAACCAGCACGGCCACCTGGTGCTGGCCACCGGCAACAAGACCGAGCTGGCGGTGGGCTACTCGACCATCTACGGCGACGCGGTCGGCGGGTTCGCGCCGATCAAGGACGTGCTCAAGACGCTGGTGTGGGACCTGGCGCGGTGGCGCAACGCGCAGGCGGAGAAGCTGGGGGAGGTGCCGCCGATCCCGGAGAACTCGATCACCAAGCCGCCGTCGGCCGAGCTGCGCCCGGGCCAGGTCGACACCGACTCGCTGCCGGACTACGACCTGCTCGACTCCGTGCTGGACGACTACGTGGAGGGGGACAAGGGGTACCGCGACCTGATCGCGATGGGCTTCTCGCACGAGCTCATCGACAAGGTCCTGCGCATGGTCGACAAGGCCGAGTACAAGCGCCGCCAGTACCCGCCGGGCACCAAGATCACCTTCAAGGCCTTCGGCCGCGACCGCCGCCTGCCGATCACCAGCGGCTGGCGCGAGGGCTGA
- a CDS encoding SDR family oxidoreductase codes for MTYDLNNRTAVVTGAASGIGSEIALVLARSGARVALLARRADRLAELADQIAAEGGQALAVAADVTGDLTGAVEAVHAAFGRVDLVVNNAGVMLANPLTAGRDDEWHRMIDTNLKGLLNVTRAFTADLVEAGATGAADLVNISSVGAHLTFPNYAVYTATKAAVTHLSANLRTELGPKGVRVTNVEPGLVSSELADHMDNPEVDAHLAAWREEVPPLSPADIGDVVGFATSRPRQVNLRQLVVLPTVQV; via the coding sequence ATGACCTACGACCTGAACAACCGCACCGCCGTCGTCACCGGCGCCGCCAGTGGCATCGGCTCCGAGATCGCGCTCGTCCTGGCCCGGTCGGGGGCGAGGGTCGCGCTGCTGGCCCGCCGGGCGGACCGGCTCGCCGAGCTGGCCGACCAGATCGCCGCCGAGGGCGGGCAAGCGCTTGCGGTGGCCGCCGACGTGACCGGTGACCTCACCGGGGCGGTGGAGGCGGTGCACGCCGCCTTCGGCCGGGTCGACCTGGTGGTGAACAACGCGGGCGTGATGCTCGCGAACCCCCTCACCGCGGGCCGGGACGACGAGTGGCACCGGATGATCGACACCAACCTCAAGGGCCTGCTGAACGTGACCCGGGCGTTCACCGCCGACCTGGTCGAGGCGGGCGCCACCGGCGCCGCGGACCTGGTGAACATCTCGTCCGTCGGCGCGCACCTGACGTTCCCCAACTACGCCGTCTACACCGCGACCAAGGCGGCGGTCACGCACCTGTCGGCGAACCTGCGCACCGAGCTGGGCCCGAAGGGCGTGCGGGTGACCAACGTCGAGCCCGGCCTGGTCAGCAGCGAGCTGGCCGACCACATGGACAACCCCGAGGTCGACGCGCACCTGGCGGCGTGGCGGGAAGAGGTGCCGCCGCTGAGCCCGGCCGACATCGGCGACGTGGTCGGGTTCGCCACCAGCCGACCCAGGCAGGTGAACCTGCGGCAGCTCGTGGTGCTGCCGACCGTGCAGGTCTGA
- a CDS encoding TetR/AcrR family transcriptional regulator, which translates to MGKADDPDRGVELLWGARSGLNLEVIVGAAVGVADAEGLAGLSMRKVAERLGFTTMSLYRHVPGRDHLVDLMRDAVLGEPPATTPGSGWRSQLEEYARFAWELRERHPWLAEVRGGRHVPGPNALAHYEHALGILVGTGLTPAEVVASVGLVGRFVDAEASALVEAARAERSTGVSDEQWWGARDTLFARFDRYSTLSGLWEAGGYDQPESPFEFGLARLLDGIELLVNKRDVKRDESCQVCGNPVVQPASGRPRAYCSRACQQRAYRRRKT; encoded by the coding sequence ATGGGGAAGGCGGACGACCCGGACCGCGGCGTCGAGCTGCTGTGGGGCGCCCGGTCGGGGCTGAACCTGGAGGTGATCGTCGGCGCCGCGGTCGGGGTGGCCGACGCCGAGGGCCTGGCCGGGCTGTCCATGCGCAAGGTCGCCGAACGGCTCGGCTTCACCACCATGTCCCTGTACCGCCACGTGCCCGGCCGCGACCACCTGGTCGACCTGATGCGCGACGCCGTGCTCGGCGAACCGCCCGCGACGACGCCGGGCAGCGGGTGGCGGTCGCAGCTGGAGGAGTACGCCCGGTTCGCCTGGGAGCTGCGGGAACGCCACCCCTGGCTGGCCGAGGTGCGGGGCGGTCGGCACGTGCCGGGGCCGAACGCGCTCGCCCACTACGAGCACGCGCTGGGCATCCTCGTCGGCACCGGCCTCACCCCCGCCGAGGTGGTCGCGTCGGTCGGCCTGGTCGGCCGGTTCGTGGACGCCGAGGCGTCGGCCCTGGTCGAGGCCGCGCGGGCGGAGCGCAGCACGGGGGTGAGCGACGAGCAGTGGTGGGGGGCGCGTGACACGCTGTTCGCCCGCTTCGACCGCTACTCGACGTTGTCCGGGCTGTGGGAGGCCGGCGGTTACGACCAGCCGGAGTCGCCCTTCGAGTTCGGCCTGGCCCGCCTGCTGGACGGCATCGAACTGCTGGTCAACAAGCGTGATGTAAAGCGTGATGAAAGCTGTCAGGTGTGCGGCAATCCGGTGGTGCAACCCGCCTCCGGCCGACCGCGCGCGTACTGCTCGCGCGCGTGCCAGCAACGCGCCTACCGCCGGCGCAAGACGTGA
- a CDS encoding alpha/beta hydrolase codes for MRRRMMLLLALPLLASCTSVLPGSPTAGTALERRGPAGAVPAGLERFYGQQLGWEDCAPYATTGSSTTLFKNKKSIECTRLEVPLDYAEPEGRTIRVGLLRQRAAGDRIGSLIINPGGPGASGMAAAASLGTQVKGSPVGDSFDLIGFDPRGVGASEPQVRCLTNEERDADRLDTDVDTSPSGVAETEAENKAYAEKCAEATGVDVLANIGTRDVVRDLDVMRSALGDEKLTYLGYSYGTHIGAAYAQAFPGNVRALVLDGAVDPTQNQVESLIAQGAGFQKAFDAFAAWCATRQDCALGSDPAKANQAFRELTLPLVQRPVAVGERKLSYNDAITGAIQAMYSEELWAPLNAGLTELKNNRGDVLMLLADNYFDRDKEGRYSTITDAFVAVKCVDEPRITDRAVLDDVARRYKAAAPFLDDGQPAAGALDSCAFWPVPPTVQEQEPVSGLPPVLVISTTGDPATPYEAGVSLAKELGGGLLTFEGNQHTVYLQGNSCVDDAGDEYLIGLELPAEGTRCS; via the coding sequence GTGCGCCGTCGGATGATGCTCCTCCTCGCCCTCCCGCTGCTCGCGTCGTGCACGAGCGTGCTGCCCGGGTCGCCCACCGCCGGCACCGCGCTGGAGCGGAGAGGGCCGGCCGGGGCGGTGCCGGCGGGGCTGGAGCGGTTCTACGGCCAGCAGCTGGGCTGGGAGGACTGCGCGCCCTACGCCACGACCGGGTCGTCCACGACGCTGTTCAAGAACAAGAAGTCGATCGAGTGCACCCGGCTGGAAGTGCCCCTCGACTACGCCGAGCCCGAGGGCCGCACGATCCGGGTCGGCCTGCTGCGGCAGCGCGCGGCCGGTGACCGGATCGGGTCGCTGATCATCAACCCCGGCGGTCCGGGCGCGTCCGGCATGGCGGCGGCGGCGAGCCTGGGCACGCAGGTCAAGGGTTCCCCGGTGGGTGACAGCTTTGACCTGATCGGGTTCGACCCGCGCGGCGTCGGGGCGAGCGAGCCGCAGGTCAGGTGCCTGACCAACGAGGAACGGGACGCCGACCGGCTGGACACCGACGTGGACACGTCACCCAGCGGTGTGGCGGAGACCGAGGCCGAGAACAAGGCGTACGCGGAGAAGTGCGCCGAGGCGACCGGCGTCGACGTGCTGGCCAACATCGGCACCCGGGACGTGGTGCGCGACCTGGACGTGATGCGGTCCGCGCTCGGCGACGAGAAGCTGACCTACCTCGGCTACTCCTACGGCACGCACATCGGCGCGGCCTACGCGCAGGCGTTCCCCGGCAACGTGCGGGCGCTCGTGCTGGACGGCGCGGTGGACCCCACGCAGAACCAGGTCGAGTCGCTGATCGCGCAGGGCGCCGGGTTCCAGAAGGCGTTCGACGCGTTCGCCGCGTGGTGCGCGACCCGGCAGGACTGCGCCCTGGGCAGCGACCCGGCGAAGGCCAACCAGGCGTTCCGCGAGCTGACGCTGCCGCTCGTGCAGCGGCCGGTGGCGGTGGGCGAGCGGAAGCTGTCGTACAACGACGCGATCACCGGCGCGATCCAGGCGATGTACTCGGAGGAGCTGTGGGCGCCGCTGAACGCCGGGTTGACCGAGCTGAAGAACAACCGCGGTGACGTGCTCATGCTGCTGGCGGACAACTACTTCGACCGCGACAAGGAAGGCCGGTACTCGACCATCACGGACGCGTTCGTCGCGGTGAAGTGCGTGGACGAGCCGCGGATCACGGACAGGGCCGTGCTGGACGACGTCGCGCGGCGGTACAAGGCGGCCGCGCCGTTCCTGGACGACGGCCAGCCGGCGGCCGGTGCGCTGGACTCGTGCGCGTTCTGGCCCGTGCCGCCGACCGTGCAGGAGCAGGAGCCGGTGTCCGGCCTGCCGCCGGTGCTGGTGATCTCCACGACCGGCGACCCGGCCACGCCGTACGAGGCGGGCGTCAGCCTGGCGAAGGAGCTGGGCGGCGGGCTGCTGACGTTCGAGGGCAACCAGCACACCGTCTACCTGCAGGGCAACTCGTGCGTGGACGACGCCGGGGACGAGTACCTGATCGGGTTGGAGCTGCCCGCCGAGGGGACGCGCTGCTCCTGA
- a CDS encoding DUF4287 domain-containing protein, with the protein MSFQAYLDTIERKTGKTPAELLAEAGDRGYGATTKAGVVLDWLKNDYDLGRGHGMALYHVLKNGTAISDKHVGGSGAHRDASATLRVDGLANR; encoded by the coding sequence ATGTCCTTCCAGGCGTACCTCGACACCATCGAGCGGAAGACCGGCAAGACACCGGCGGAGCTGCTGGCGGAGGCCGGTGACCGCGGCTACGGCGCGACCACCAAGGCGGGCGTCGTCCTCGACTGGCTGAAGAACGACTACGACCTGGGTCGCGGTCACGGGATGGCGCTGTACCACGTGCTCAAGAACGGCACCGCGATCAGCGACAAGCACGTCGGCGGCTCCGGCGCCCACCGGGACGCCTCCGCGACCCTGCGGGTGGACGGCCTGGCCAACCGCTGA
- a CDS encoding helix-turn-helix domain-containing protein, producing the protein MTTSGQSPTDYRARLAERLKELMRRSGKERADIMRTLGCSVSKVGTILRGDTSVPPLELAALLDLFGVEGEERADLLHLGEEARRRRPKTPWGSAIPDRLRKFFNTEETARRIELYRPDLLHGLVQTEAYARAVIETNATLRPEDVERLVQARMARQARLTGPNPPDYTLVIRQSVLRAPVGTPEIRFEQLAHLKKLAGLPHVTIRVIPDSVGLTSALYFPFMILTPPADRAKTVYLETLTDGLLVDEESRISHYEAVFRELLAISVTDLLDSVEA; encoded by the coding sequence GTGACCACCAGCGGTCAGAGCCCGACCGACTATCGCGCACGACTCGCCGAGCGGCTGAAGGAGTTGATGCGGCGCAGCGGCAAGGAGCGCGCCGACATCATGCGGACGCTGGGTTGCTCGGTGTCCAAGGTCGGCACGATCCTGCGCGGCGACACCTCGGTCCCGCCGTTGGAGCTGGCCGCGCTGCTGGACCTGTTCGGGGTCGAGGGCGAGGAGCGGGCGGATTTGCTGCACCTGGGCGAGGAGGCGCGTCGGCGGCGGCCGAAGACGCCGTGGGGATCGGCGATCCCGGACCGGCTGCGGAAGTTCTTCAACACCGAGGAGACGGCGCGGCGGATCGAGCTGTACCGGCCGGACCTGCTGCACGGTCTCGTCCAGACCGAGGCCTACGCGCGGGCGGTGATCGAAACGAACGCGACGCTGCGCCCGGAGGACGTCGAGCGCCTGGTCCAGGCGCGGATGGCCAGGCAGGCGCGGCTGACCGGGCCGAACCCGCCGGACTACACGCTGGTGATCAGGCAGTCGGTGCTGCGGGCACCGGTCGGGACGCCGGAGATCCGGTTCGAGCAGTTGGCGCACCTCAAGAAGCTGGCCGGGCTGCCACACGTGACGATCCGGGTCATCCCGGACAGCGTCGGCCTGACGAGCGCGCTCTACTTCCCGTTCATGATCCTCACGCCGCCTGCGGACCGCGCCAAGACCGTGTACCTGGAGACGTTGACGGACGGGCTGTTGGTGGACGAGGAGAGCCGGATCTCCCACTACGAAGCCGTTTTCCGGGAACTTCTGGCGATCTCGGTCACCGATCTGCTTGATAGCGTTGAGGCATGA
- a CDS encoding VOC family protein gives MACRITELVLDCADPGALAAFWCEVLDYQVLDRDEESVEIGRAGEFPTLLLLAVPEPKAQKLRLHIDVNATDREQDAELERLLALGARHVDIGQGDVGWHVLQDPEGNEFCLLKRRVEP, from the coding sequence ATGGCCTGCCGCATCACAGAACTGGTCCTGGACTGCGCCGACCCGGGAGCGCTCGCCGCGTTCTGGTGTGAAGTGCTCGACTACCAGGTGCTCGACCGCGACGAGGAGAGCGTCGAGATCGGCCGCGCGGGCGAGTTCCCGACGCTGCTGCTCCTGGCCGTCCCGGAGCCGAAGGCGCAGAAGCTGCGCCTGCACATCGACGTCAACGCCACCGACCGCGAGCAGGACGCCGAGCTGGAACGCCTGCTCGCGCTCGGGGCGCGTCACGTCGACATCGGCCAGGGGGACGTCGGCTGGCACGTCCTGCAGGACCCCGAGGGCAACGAGTTCTGCCTGCTCAAGCGCCGCGTGGAGCCCTGA